ACTGATAACAGCTAACGCAGCTTCACCGCAGTACCTGTAGCAGTAATAAGCATGAGAACACCTGATTGGTCAACATTGATTGTGCCAGTATCGACTTCAATACCAACAACAGCATCTGCCCCTAGACGTAATGCCCGTTGCTCTAATTCTTGTATAGCCTTGCGTTGACCTTCCTCAAAGAGGCGTTCGTAGCTACCTGTGCGCCCGCCAACAACATCCCGGATGCTAGCAAAAAAATCTCGTAAGAAATTACTACCGTAGACAACTTCCGCCGTCACAATGCCTAAATATGACTGAATGACGGCTCCTTGAATGACATCAGTGGTGGTTACAATCATAGATTTCCCTCAAAAAGGTAACTATCGGCTCAAATTCCTGCTTGGATTTTTAAACGTCGAAGCAGATACTTGGAAAGCAGATTTTATGAAAAAAACTGTTAATTTATTGTAATCTCAAAAAAAAAAGAAAATTATCGTAAAAATTTTGTAAATATAAACTTAGAGATCTTGTAAAATCAAAAAAATCTGTTTTAATAGACAATCAGCCACGGAGATTGTGGAAAAAAAGTTGCAGGAACTTTTAGGTAATTTACTGTGTACAAACGAACATCATTTATAGTAAGTGTTCTTTTAGTTGGGAGCTTTCTGGCAACAATCCCTTTGGTTGCTCAAGCTCAGGATGCATTACCACAACAACAAAGTAGCGAAGAGATAAAAGGACTTTTACAAGAAGGACGCAAGCTAGTAGATAGTGGTGATTATAATGGGGCGATCGCTCTTTATCAAAGAGCATCCACTCTGGAGCCAAAAAACGCTACGATTTATTCTGGCATTGGCTACCTCTACGCCCAACTAGGAAACTTTCCCTCATCACTACAAGCTTACCGTCGTGCTGTTGCCTTAAATCCAAACAATAGCGATTATCAGTATGCTTTGGGTTATGTCAGTGGTAATTTAGGAGACAATAAAGCAGCAAAGGACGCCTACCGGCGTGCAATTCAAAGTAATCGGAGTAACGTCAACGCTTACATAGGGTTAGCGACAGTTCTATTGCGTTTGGGAGAGAAAGACAATGTAAAATGGGCATACGAACAAGCTGTTAGCCTTGATCCCAAAAATCCCCAAGTTTATGAGTTGCGAGGTAACATCTTAATGAAGCAGGGTAAATCA
This portion of the Brasilonema sennae CENA114 genome encodes:
- a CDS encoding YbjQ family protein; translated protein: MIVTTTDVIQGAVIQSYLGIVTAEVVYGSNFLRDFFASIRDVVGGRTGSYERLFEEGQRKAIQELEQRALRLGADAVVGIEVDTGTINVDQSGVLMLITATGTAVKLR
- a CDS encoding tetratricopeptide repeat protein, which codes for MYKRTSFIVSVLLVGSFLATIPLVAQAQDALPQQQSSEEIKGLLQEGRKLVDSGDYNGAIALYQRASTLEPKNATIYSGIGYLYAQLGNFPSSLQAYRRAVALNPNNSDYQYALGYVSGNLGDNKAAKDAYRRAIQSNRSNVNAYIGLATVLLRLGEKDNVKWAYEQAVSLDPKNPQVYELRGNILMKQGKSKDAIAAFQQARSLYQKQGKQDSVVRIEAVLRTLKG